The proteins below come from a single Capricornis sumatraensis isolate serow.1 chromosome 14, serow.2, whole genome shotgun sequence genomic window:
- the LOC138090309 gene encoding complement factor H-related protein 1-like: MTCTEKGWYPPPICVRVDVSCVNPPRVKNAVIQSERPRYQNGERVRYECIGTYDILGDVDVTCLNGTWTKAPQCKDSPGKCGPSPTIDNGGITSLLTPVYPLRSIVGYQCQAYYELQGNRNNVGENGEWAEPPKCLETCEISEEMMKKHNIQLKWTTSKKLYSKTQDHIEFICKRGYHPVTPYRTFRTACQEGKVVYPRCGQNTG, from the exons ATGACTTGCACAGAGAAGGGCTGGTACCCTCCTCCAATATGCGTCCGCGTCG aTGTTTCCTGTGTGAATCCACCCAGAGTGAAAAATGCAGTTATACAAAGTGAGAGGCCTAGGTATCAAAATGGTGAGAGAGTACGTTATGAATGCATTGGAACTTATGACATTTTGGGGGATGTAGATGTGACATGTTTAAATGGAACTTGGACAAAAGCACCTCAGTGCAAAG ACTCTCCAGGAAAATGTGGGCCTTCTCCAACAATAGACAATGGAGGCATTACCTCACTCCTCACACCTGTATATCCTCTGCGGTCAATTGTGGGGTATCAGTGCCAGGCCTACTACGAGCttcagggaaacagaaacaatgtGGGTGAGAATGGAGAGTGGGCTGAGCCACCAAAGTGCTTGG agacctgtgaaatttcagaagaaatgatgaaaaaaCATAACATACAGTTAAAATGGACAACTTCAAAAAAACTTTACTCTAAAACACAGGATCATATTGAATTTATATGTAAACGTGGATATCATCCAGTGACACCATATCGTACATTTCGAACAGCTTGTCAGGAAGGAAAAGTGGTGTATCCTCGCTGTGGGCAAAACACTGGTTAG